Proteins encoded in a region of the Perca fluviatilis chromosome 6, GENO_Pfluv_1.0, whole genome shotgun sequence genome:
- the LOC120561065 gene encoding proteoglycan 4-like: MKESRQSDVSSLSSSSEEDEPSTTRQRVRRGESPSSSSSEDKQPTTATQQQAWRGESPSLSSSEDDQRCATRLLVRRFESPSSSSSEDKQPTTRRRQQAWRGESPSSSSSEDDQRCTTRQQVRRDVSSLFIVGTKPSTITKESRQRRESSLSSSSEEDEPSTTRQRVRRFESPSSSSSEDKQPTTRRRQQAWRGESPSLSSSEDDQRSTTRQQVRRDVSSLSSSSEEDEPSTTRQRVQRFESPSSSSSEDKQPNTRRRQQAWRGESPSLSSSEDDQRCATRLLVRRDVSSLFIVGTNPSTVMKESRQRRESSLSSSSEEDEPSTTRQRVRRFESPSSSSSEDSQPTTRKRQQAWRAESTLSSSSEDDEPSTTRRQQQQSPLSFVDINLPTTFRQNGGIGENHLPCIDIDQPTIWWEHVRRGERPLFRGDLNPSNTLRQDGRSGDSPSSTSSSSEDDEPFTTRRQQERRPNSHLAIYLSARKEREIIEREKQRLEEEGLKRERERCEEMKRKNQEKERKTFGLRSRIYIWWLNRKIKRIARDIQSTFVDECYLLRHDPLRNPEKMAEKERLLDRRRELVLYKHRQEFKVEREVRKQKLKVERKEMNAKKMENISELCSNSESMLNLQTGKCQYQFQSAPLLLILLHHLPSDASLTFLSLLDCS, translated from the exons ATGAAGGAGAGCAGGCAAAGTGATGTgagctctttgtcttcctcttctgAAGAGGATGAGCCTTCTACCACCAGGCAGCGAGTACGAAGGGGTGAGAgcccttcctcttcatcctctgaaGACAAGCAGCCTACTACTGCAACGCAGCAGCAAGCATGGAGGGGTGAGAGCCCTTCATTGTCATCTTCTGAAGATGACCAGCGTTGTGCCACCAGGCTGCTAGTACGAAGGTTTGAGAGCCCGtcctcttcatcctctgaaGACAAGCAGCCTACTACTCGGAGGCGGCAGCAAGCATGGAGGGGTGAGAGCCCTTCGTCGTCATCTTCTGAAGATGACCAGCGTTGTACCACCAGGCAGCAAGTGCGAAGGGATGTGAGCTCTTTGTTCATCGTGGGCACCAAACCTTCTACCATCACGAAGGAGAGCAGGCAAAGGAGAGAgagctctttgtcttcctcttctgAAGAGGATGAGCCTTCTACCACCAGGCAGCGAGTACGAAGGTTTGAGAGCccgtcctcttcttcctctgaaGACAAGCAGCCTACTACTCGGAGGCGGCAGCAAGCATGGAGGGGTGAGAGCCCTTCGTTGTCATCTTCTGAAGATGACCAGCGCTCCACCACCAGGCAGCAAGTGCGAAGGGATGTgagctctttgtcttcctcttctgAAGAGGATGAGCCTTCTACCACCAGGCAGCGAGTACAAAGGTTTGAGAgcccttcctcttcatcctctgaaGACAAGCAGCCTAATACTCGGAGGCGGCAGCAAGCATGGAGGGGTGAGAGCCCTTCGTTGTCATCTTCTGAAGATGACCAGCGTTGTGCCACCAGGCTGCTAGTACGAAGGGACGTGAGCTCTTTGTTCATCGTGGGCACCAACCCTTCTACCGTCATGAAGGAGAGCAGGCAAAGGAGAGAgagctctttgtcttcctcttctgAAGAGGATGAGCCTTCTACCACCAGGCAGCGAGTACGAAGGTTTGAGAgcccttcctcttcatcctctgaaGACAGTCAGCCTACTACTCGGAAGCGGCAGCAAGCATGGAGGGCTGAGAGCACTTTGTCGTCATCTTCTGAAGACGACGAGCCTTCTACCACAAGGAGGCAGCAACAACAAAGTCCTTTGTCCTTCGTAGACATCAACCTTCCTACCACCTTTAGGCAGAATGGAGGAATTGGTGAGAACCATTTGCCCTGCATTGACATTGACCAGCCTACCATCTGGTGGGAGCACGTACGAAGGGGTGAGAGACCTTTGTTTCGTGGAGACTTGAACCCTTCAAACACCTTGAGACAGGACGGACGAAGTGGTGACAGCCCTTCCTCTACATCTTCGTCTTCTGAAGATGACGAGCCCTTTACCACAAGGAGGCAGCAAGAAAGAAGGCCTAATAGCCATTTAGCTATCTATCTGAGTGCGAGAAAGGAGAGGGAGATCATTGAAAGAGAAAAGCAGCGTTTGGAGGAGGagggtttaaaaagagaaagagagaggtgtgaagagatgaagagaaagaaccaggagaaggagaggaaaacgTTTGGTCTGCGTTCAAGAATATACATTTGGTGGCTCAATCGCAAGATAAAACGCATTGCCAGGGACATCCAATCGACCTTTGTGGATGAGTGCTACCTCCTGCGTCATG ATCCCCTCAGAAATCCAgagaaaatggcagaaaaagaACGGCTGCTTGACCGAAGGAGGGAGCTGGTCCTgtacaaacacagacaagaaTTTAAGGTGGAGAGGGAAGTGAGGAAGCAAAAACTGAAGGTAGAGAGGAAGGAAATGAATGCGAAGAAGATGGAGAATATCTCTGAGTTATGCAGCAACTCAGAAAGTATGTTAAATCTTCAAACGGGCAAATGCCA GTACCAATTCCAGTCAGCGCCCCTGCTACTCATCCTGCTCCATCATCTGCCTTCAGATGCCAGTCTGACTTTCCTCTCCCTGCTGGATTGTTCCTGA
- the LOC120560110 gene encoding cell wall protein RBR3-like: MFRSIFGLKFFTRPWSSGDMDSSSKKSKRRSERPSSPEDLNPPTILREHGRRGERPSSSGDTNPSTIVKEHRERGEGPLSCAEHKPSTTRQQERRDVSSLFIVGTNPSINMKESRQRGESSLSSSSEEDEPSTIRQRVRRGESPSSSSSEDSQPTTAKQQQAWRGESPSSSSSEDDQRCATRLLVRRDVSSLFIVGTKPSTVTKESRQRRESSLSSSSEEDETSTTRQRVRRFESPSSSSSEDSQPTTRRRQQAWRGESPSSSSSEDDQRCTTRLLVRRFESPSSSSSEDKQPTTRRRQQAWRGESPSSSSSEDDQRSTTRQQVRRDVSSLSSSSEEDEPSTTRQRVEGLRALPLHPLKTSSLLLGGGSKHGGVRALRRHLLKMTSVVPPGC, from the coding sequence ATGTTTAGATCCATTTTTGGACTAAAATTCTTTACAAGACCTTGGTCTTCAGGAGATATGGACTCTTCTTCGAAGAAGTCCAAACGAAGGAGTGAGAGACCTTCCTCTCCTGAAGACCTCAACCCTCCCACCATCTTGAGGGAGCACGGACGAAGGGGTGAGAGACCTTCGTCTAGTGGAGACACCAACCCTTCTACCATCGTGAAGGAGCACAGAGAAAGGGGTGAGGGCCCTTTGTCTTGTGCAGAACACAAGCCCTCTACCACCAGGCAGCAAGAACGAAGGGATGTGAGCTCATTGTTCATCGTGGGCACCAACCCTTCTATCAACATGAAGGAGAGCAGGCAAAGGGGCGAgagctctttgtcttcctcttctgAAGAGGATGAGCCTTCTACCATCAGGCAGCGAGTACGAAGGGGTGAGAgcccttcctcttcatcctctgaaGACAGTCAGCCTACTACtgcaaagcagcagcaagcatgGAGGGGTGAGAGCCCTTCGTCGTCATCTTCTGAAGATGACCAGCGTTGTGCCACCAGGCTGCTAGTACGAAGGGACGTGAGCTCTTTGTTCATCGTGGGCACCAAACCTTCTACCGTCACGAAGGAGAGCAGGCAAAGGAGAGAgagctctttgtcttcctcttctgAAGAGGATGAGACTTCTACCACCAGGCAGCGAGTACGAAGGTTTGAGAgcccttcctcttcatcctctgaaGACAGTCAGCCTACTACTCGGAGGCGGCAGCAAGCATGGAGGGGTGAGAGCCCTTCTTCGTCATCTTCTGAAGATGACCAGCGTTGTACCACCAGGCTGCTAGTACGAAGGTTTGAGAGCccgtcctcttcttcctctgaaGACAAGCAGCCTACTACTCGGAGGCGGCAGCAAGCATGGAGGGGTGAGAGCCCTTCGTCGTCATCTTCTGAAGATGACCAGCGCTCCACCACCAGGCAGCAAGTGCGAAGGGATGTgagctctttgtcttcctcttctgAAGAGGATGAGCCTTCTACCACCAGGCAGCGAGTAGAAGGTTTGAGAgcccttcctcttcatcctctgaaGACAAGCAGCCTACTACTCGGAGGCGGCAGCAAGCATGGAGGGGTGAGAGCCCTTCGTCGTCATCTTCTGAAGATGACCAGCGTTGTGCCACCAGGCTGCTAG
- the LOC120560109 gene encoding uncharacterized protein LOC120560109 isoform X1, which translates to MDLNFFSIISRLYTAVLKLQVQTHTHTAITSEDEEEGLSALFCCCFLVVEGWSSSEDEDEGSSPLHACCRLGVEGCLSSEDEEEGPLRTCCLVVEGWFSAQDKGLSPLCLCSFMLVEGLVPTMNKELTSLHSCCLVVEGWLSSEDEDEGLSPLHTGCRRLGVEGCLSSEDEEEGLSPLRTCCLVQGNTMIKVWRQLHENHNEEYLHRKDLYTTLFVTVSEAGGIVSVFGHTVQAPPPQRALPSPLLLHHPVLLAEANNVQDYRNQILSTFGTVLKMDSTKKVVTKLSGGGKGSSERFTSIVNEQSQIVLFVLTCEESTEKLKPMCRGVMDRFRLASQAVPKNLFVDHGCCPAQGPTGTETFFQPWGDSGVVVRRDIFRWMHRFDAAKGTLQVRCVQVDSSWGCDGLQPHRPGAAHQGHQSQEPGNAELCPRQHFKGPP; encoded by the exons ATGGATCTAAACTTTTTCTCAATTATTTCTCGTTTGTATACTGCCGTTTTGAAACTgcaagtacaaacacacacacacacagcaattacttcagaagatgaagaggaagggCTCTCAGCCCTTTTTTGTTGCTGCTTCCTCGTGGTAGAAGGCTGGTCATCTTCAGAAGATGAAGACGAAGGGTCTTCACCTCTCCATGCTTGCTGCCGCCTTGGAGTAGAAGGATGCTTGTCttcagaggatgaagaggaagggcCCCTTCGTACTTGCTGCCTGGTGGTAGAGGGCTGGTTTTCTGCACAAGACAAAGGGCTCTCACCCCTTTGCCTGTGCTCCTTCATGTTGGTAGAAGGGTTGGTGCCCACGATGAACAAAGAGCTCACATCCCTTCATTCTTGTTGCCTGGTGGTAGAAGGCTGGTTGTCTTCAGAAGATGAAGACGAAGGGCTCTCACCCCTCCATACTGGCTGCCGCCGCCTTGGAGTAGAAGGCTGCTTGTCttcagaggatgaagaggaagggcTCTCACCCCTCCGTACTTGCTGCCTGGTACAAGGGAACACCATGATTAAAGTGTGGCGGCAGCTACATGAAAATCATAATGAGGAGTACCTTCATCGTAAGGATCTGTACACCACACTCTTCGTGACTGTATCAGAAGCCGGAGGGATTGTCTCTGTATTTGGACACACAGTCCAGGCTCCACCTCCTCAGAGAGCGCTTCCATCCCCGCTGCTCCTGCACCACCCCGTCCTGCTGGCAGAGGCCAACAATGTGCAGGATTACCGGAACCAGATCCTCTCCACTTTTGGCACTGTGCTGAAAATGGATTCCACCAAGAAA GTGGTAACGAAGCTGTCTGGCGGGGGCAAAGGCTCATCTGAGCGGTTCACCAGCATCGTAAACGAGCAGTCCCAGATAGTTTTGTTTGTGCTAACCTGTGAGGAGTCCACCGAGAAGCTGAAACCAATGTGCCGTGGAGTCATGGACAGGTTCCGGCTGGCCAGTCAAGCTGTGCCCAAAAACCTATTTGTGGACCATGGGTGTTGCCCTGCACAGGGACCAACAGGGACAGAGACTTTCTTCCAGCCTTGGGGGGACAGTGGTGTGGTTGTGCGTCGGGACATCTTCCGCTGGATGCACCGGTTTGACGCAGCAAAAGGCACACTGCAAGTACGCTGTGTTCAAGTCGACTCTAGCTGGGGCTGTGATGGCCTACAACCGCACCGACCTGGAGCTGCTCATCAAGGCCATCAAAGCCAAGAACCCGGCAATGCTGAACTCTGTCCCAGACAACATTTCAAGGGGCCACCTTAA
- the LOC120560109 gene encoding uncharacterized protein LOC120560109 isoform X2, which yields MGVALHRDQQGQRLSSSLGGTVVWLCVGTSSAGCTGLTQQKAHCKYAVFKSTLAGAVMAYNRTDLELLIKAIKAKNPAMLNSVPDNISRGHLKHHVRRVRPRHREDDEMWASQQRHLECIQDPQGMIMYRLARTADINNVDVPFYKCLRGSNSLEGFHKTLPHMIPARPYQVYLISGVARWNSDRSSGAVFGGRGRH from the exons ATGGGTGTTGCCCTGCACAGGGACCAACAGGGACAGAGACTTTCTTCCAGCCTTGGGGGGACAGTGGTGTGGTTGTGCGTCGGGACATCTTCCGCTGGATGCACCGGTTTGACGCAGCAAAAGGCACACTGCAAGTACGCTGTGTTCAAGTCGACTCTAGCTGGGGCTGTGATGGCCTACAACCGCACCGACCTGGAGCTGCTCATCAAGGCCATCAAAGCCAAGAACCCGGCAATGCTGAACTCTGTCCCAGACAACATTTCAAGGGGCCACCTTAAACACCACGTGCGTAGGGTCAGACCTCGCCATCGAGAAG ATGATGAGATGTGGGCAAGCCAGCAGCGACACCTGGAGTGCATCCAGGATCCTCAAGGCATGATCATGTACAGGCTGGCGCGTACCGCAGACATCAACAATGTGGACGTGCCCTTCTACAAATGTCTGCGTGGAAGCAACAGCCTGGAAGGATTCCACAAAACTCTTCCACACATGATTCCAG CACGGCCCTATCAGGTTTACCTGATAAGTGGCGTTGCACGGTGGAACTCGGACAGGAGCTCGGGTGCCGTGTTTGGAGGCAGAGGACGCCATTGA
- the LOC120560108 gene encoding general transcriptional corepressor trfA-like, with translation MFRSILKFFTRPWSSGDMDSSSKKSKRRSERPSSPEDLNPPTILREHGRRGERPSSSGDTNPSTIVKEHRERGEGPLSCAEHKPSTTRQQERRDVSSLFIVGTNPSINMKESRQSDVSSLSSSSEEDEPSTTRQRVRRGESPSSSSSEDKQPTTATQQQAWRGESPSLSSSEDDQRCATRLLVRRDVSSLFIVGTKPSTVMKESRQRRESSLSSSSEEDEPSTTRQRVRRFESPSSSSSKDSQPTTRRRQQARRAESTLSSSSEDDEPSTTRRQQQRSPLSFVDINRPTTFRQNGGIGENHLPCIDIDQPTIWWEHVRRGERPLFRGDLNPSNTLRQDGRSGDSPSSTSSSSEDDEPFTTRRQQERRPNSHLAIYLSARKEREIIEREKQRLEEEGLKRERERCEEMKRKNQEKERKTFGLRSRIYIWWLNRKIKRIARDIQSTFVDECYLLRHDPLRNPEKMAEKERLLDRRRELVLYKHRQEFKVEREVRKQKLKVERKEMNAKKMENISELCSNSESMLNLRNGQMPVRSRKLVLVNIYQLR, from the exons AGACCTTGGTCTTCAGGAGATATGGACTCTTCTTCGAAGAAGTCCAAACGAAGGAGTGAGAGACCTTCCTCTCCTGAAGACCTCAACCCTCCCACCATCTTGAGGGAGCACGGACGAAGGGGTGAGAGACCTTCGTCTAGTGGAGACACCAACCCTTCTACCATCGTGAAGGAGCACAGAGAAAGGGGTGAGGGCCCTTTGTCTTGTGCAGAACACAAGCCCTCTACCACCAGGCAGCAAGAACGAAGGGATGTGAGCTCATTGTTCATCGTGGGCACCAACCCTTCTATCAACATGAAGGAGAGCAGGCAAAGTGATGTgagctctttgtcttcctcttctgAAGAGGATGAGCCTTCTACCACCAGGCAGCGAGTACGAAGGGGTGAGAgcccttcctcttcatcctctgaaGACAAGCAGCCTACTACTGCAACGCAGCAGCAAGCATGGAGGGGTGAGAGCCCTTCGTTGTCATCTTCTGAAGATGACCAGCGTTGTGCCACCAG GCTGCTAGTACGAAGGGACGTGAGCTCTTTGTTCATCGTGGGCACCAAACCTTCTACCGTCATGAAGGAGAGCAGGCAAAGGAGAGAgagctctttgtcttcctcttctgAAGAGGATGAGCCTTCTACCACCAGGCAGCGAGTACGAAGGTTTGAGAgcccttcctcttcatcctctaaAGACAGTCAGCCTACTACTCGGAGGCGGCAGCAAGCACGAAGGGCTGAGAGCACTTTGTCGTCATCTTCTGAAGACGACGAGCCTTCTACCACAAGGAGGCAGCAACAACGAAGTCCTTTGTCCTTCGTAGACATCAACCGTCCTACCACCTTTAGGCAGAATGGAGGAATTGGTGAGAACCATTTGCCCTGCATTGACATTGACCAGCCTACCATCTGGTGGGAGCACGTACGAAGGGGTGAGAGACCTTTGTTTCGTGGAGATTTGAACCCTTCAAACACCTTGAGACAGGACGGACGAAGTGGTGACAGCCCTTCCTCTACATCTTCGTCTTCTGAAGACGACGAGCCCTTTACCACAAGGAGGCAGCAAGAAAGAAGGCCTAATAGCCATTTAGCTATCTATCTGAGTGCGAGAAAGGAGAGGGAGATCATTGAAAGAGAAAAGCAGCGTTTGGAGGAGGagggtttaaaaagagaaagagagaggtgtgaagagatgaagagaaagaaccaggagaaggagaggaaaacgTTTGGTCTGCGTTCAAGAATATACATTTGGTGGCTCAATCGCAAGATAAAACGCATTGCCAGGGACATCCAATCGACCTTTGTGGATGAGTGCTACCTCCTGCGTCATG ATCCCCTCAGAAATCCAgagaaaatggcagaaaaagaACGGCTGCTTGACCGAAGGAGGGAGCTGGTCCTgtacaaacacagacaagaaTTTAAGGTGGAGAGGGAAGTGAGGAAGCAAAAACTGAAGGTAGAGAGGAAGGAAATGAATGCGAAGAAGATGGAGAATATCTCTGAGTTATGCAGCAACTCAGAAAGTATGTTAAATCTTCGCAACGGGCAAATGCCAGTCAGGTCACGCAAACTAGTACTTGTTAACATATATCAATTAAGATAA